Proteins co-encoded in one Corylus avellana chromosome ca9, CavTom2PMs-1.0 genomic window:
- the LOC132162531 gene encoding uncharacterized protein LOC132162531, which produces MTKNPRFNLPTNSAWSAMMEIKSSITTIFLLFLILLTVPSFSRGGSEMEVEVYQIDYRGPETHSSTPPPGHSRGKPMLHRKNKFKGSRGTGNMGEKAKKIHG; this is translated from the exons atgaccAAGAATCCAAGATTTAACCTCCCCACAAATTCAGCTTGGAGTGCCATGATGGAGATCAAGTCTTCAATCACCACcatctttcttctcttcctaaTTCTCCTCACCGTTCCTTCCTTTTCAAGAG GGGGATCGGAGATGGAGGTGGAGGTGTATCAGATTGATTACAGAGGCCCGGAGACCCACTCATCAACTCCTCCACCGGGTCACTCTCGAGGAAAGCCTATGCTTCATCGGAAAAACAAATTCAAGGGCTCGAGGGGTACTGGTAATATGGGAGAAAAA GCCAAGAAAATTCATGGATAA
- the LOC132191823 gene encoding cell number regulator 8: MANHDDKNDKHEESSPLLGNQLGEEDAKKAPAPVPMNLGGYGWTADGLPLGHGSVVGEPMGRTHWDSSLFACFGRSDEFCSSDLEVCLLGSVAPCVLYGSNAERLASTPGSFACHCLTYAGLCLLGSLAFRSNFLAPCVSSPSRTAIRQKFNLEGSCEAFHRSCGCCGSFLEDEAQREQCETACDFATHFCCHSCSLCQEGRELRRRLLHPGFNALPILVMMPPVEQSMGRGA; encoded by the exons ATGGCTAATCACGACGACAAGAATGACAAACACGAGGAATCGAGCCCGCTCTTGGGCAACCAGCTGGGAGAAGAGGATGCCAAGAAAGCTCCGGCTCCGGTTCCCATGAATTTAGGCGGGTACGGGTGGACCGCCGACGGATTGCCGTTGGGGCACGGGAGCGTGGTGGGCGAGCCGATGGGCCGGACCCACTGGGACTCGAGCCTCTTCGCTTGTTTCGGACGCAGCGACGAGTTCTGTAGCAGCGATCTTGAAGTTT GCCTTCTTGGAAGTGTGGCTCCTTGTGTGCTGTATGGAAGCAATGCAGAGAGACTTGCATCTACTCCTGGGAGTTTTGCATGTCACTGCTTGACTTACGCTGGTCTATGCTTGCTTGGGAGTTTAGCCTTTCGTAGTAACTTCCTTGCACCATGCGTTTCATCCCCTAGCCGAACTGCCATTCGTCAGAAGTTCAACCTAGAG GGCAGCTGTGAGGCATTTCATAGGTCATGTGGGTGCTGCGGAAGCTTTCTGGAGGATGAGGCGCAGCGTGAACAATGTGAGACTGCATGTGACTTTGCAACTCACTTTTGCTGCCACTCGTGCTCTCTTTGTCAGGAAGGCCGTGAGCTCCGTCGTAGATTGCTGCATCCCGGGTTCAATGCTCTACCAATCCTGGTTATGATGCCTCCGGTGGAGCAGAGCATGGGCCGCGGAGCCTGA